The Novosphingobium kaempferiae genome includes a window with the following:
- a CDS encoding L,D-transpeptidase family protein → MASFKRFGSGVVSALTLLAVGVQPVQAQNTGTATDKAAQKAADKAAKKAPKIKTDMPEDLLPPTARTAQSVAQPVAKPTSQPSARPTTAATGVPAPTATPSPVPVQAPTISSPVVQEVVITEPVMPWTLSDAQALLNTIGYIGKEGLIPADYQPGALKAAIAKGEGDALDSLASRVFAWLIEDLRDGRTPMPARVQWFAVDPDQDAMPTQQIMAQALSDHDVPGVVAKLAPTNPDYAALKTELNATPMANKERRALIQANMDRWRWLARDLGTVYLMTNVPEFQLRLVVKNKILRTYKTVVGKPGRTATPQLAETVSAVVFNPTWTVPQSIVKGEGLGAKVLGNPKWAANNGYKGYKNADGTITVVQQPGPNNALGLMKIDMPNPHAIYLHDTPAKSYFNSDVRAFSHGCIRTERAVELGMTMAILGAQMPSTEAAELSRAGEYKKVQMTRTFPVYLTYFTFARSIDGTLQSFGDIYGRDTPVLASFKAARQLKTTQRASDEAIIQLDNPL, encoded by the coding sequence ATGGCGAGTTTCAAGCGGTTCGGTTCCGGTGTCGTTTCGGCGCTGACGCTTCTGGCTGTCGGCGTTCAGCCGGTTCAGGCGCAGAATACCGGCACAGCGACCGACAAGGCTGCCCAGAAGGCGGCTGACAAGGCTGCGAAGAAGGCGCCTAAGATCAAGACGGACATGCCTGAGGATCTGCTGCCGCCGACCGCCCGCACGGCTCAGTCGGTTGCCCAGCCGGTCGCGAAGCCCACGTCGCAGCCGAGCGCCCGCCCCACGACCGCCGCGACAGGCGTTCCTGCCCCCACCGCCACGCCTTCGCCGGTTCCGGTGCAGGCGCCGACGATCTCCTCGCCGGTGGTGCAGGAAGTGGTCATCACCGAGCCGGTGATGCCCTGGACCCTTTCGGACGCGCAGGCGCTGCTCAACACCATCGGCTACATCGGCAAGGAAGGCCTGATCCCCGCCGATTACCAGCCCGGCGCGCTCAAGGCGGCGATCGCCAAGGGCGAGGGCGATGCGCTGGATTCGCTCGCCAGCCGCGTCTTCGCCTGGCTGATCGAGGATCTGCGCGACGGTCGCACGCCGATGCCCGCGCGCGTCCAGTGGTTCGCGGTCGACCCCGACCAGGATGCCATGCCCACGCAGCAGATCATGGCGCAGGCGCTGTCCGACCATGACGTGCCCGGCGTGGTGGCGAAGCTCGCCCCGACCAACCCGGACTATGCCGCGCTCAAGACCGAGCTGAACGCGACGCCGATGGCGAACAAGGAGCGTCGCGCGCTGATCCAGGCCAACATGGACCGCTGGCGTTGGCTCGCCCGCGATCTCGGCACGGTCTACCTGATGACCAACGTGCCCGAGTTCCAGCTGCGCCTCGTCGTCAAGAACAAGATCCTGCGCACCTACAAGACCGTGGTGGGCAAGCCGGGCCGCACCGCGACCCCGCAGCTGGCCGAGACGGTCAGCGCGGTCGTGTTCAACCCGACCTGGACGGTGCCGCAGTCGATCGTCAAGGGTGAGGGCCTCGGCGCCAAGGTGCTCGGCAACCCGAAGTGGGCCGCCAACAACGGCTACAAGGGCTACAAGAACGCCGACGGCACGATCACCGTCGTTCAGCAGCCGGGACCGAACAACGCGCTCGGCCTGATGAAGATCGACATGCCCAACCCGCACGCGATCTACCTGCACGACACGCCCGCCAAGTCCTACTTCAACTCCGACGTGCGCGCCTTCAGCCATGGCTGCATCCGCACCGAGCGCGCGGTGGAGCTGGGCATGACGATGGCGATCCTCGGCGCGCAGATGCCCTCGACCGAAGCCGCCGAACTGTCGCGCGCGGGCGAGTACAAGAAGGTGCAGATGACGCGGACCTTCCCGGTCTACCTCACCTACTTCACCTTCGCCCGCTCGATCGACGGCACGCTGCAGTCCTTCGGCGACATCTACGGCCGCGATACGCCGGTGCTCGCCAGCTTCAAGGCCGCGCGCCAGCTCAAGACCACCCAGCGCGCCAGCGACGAGGCGATCATACAGCTGGATAATCCGCTCTAA
- a CDS encoding DMT family transporter — MHAPSTDTSTGTNTGPVSTLMPVLAVVAGIAAFSVMDAAMKAASIAVGVGTALLLRNVIGTLLTIPLWLAKGRPLPSRKVATFHFQRSCVTAVMAALFFHGLVRIPMAEGMAISFFAPIIALYFAALMLGETIRPRAILAALLGLVGMVVIGADRFGAGEYGAEAIEGTIAIVLSAVFYALNLVMQRRQALLAGPVEIALFQNLNVSILFALFAPFYWTAPDVVTLGWTALGAVLATIALLFLSWGYARAEAQVLVPVEYTGFLWAALMGWLVFGEHLGLGVVAGAALIVVGCWIGTRTTQNDT; from the coding sequence ATGCATGCCCCCTCCACTGACACCAGCACCGGCACCAACACCGGCCCCGTCTCCACGCTGATGCCCGTCCTCGCGGTCGTTGCGGGGATCGCCGCGTTCAGCGTGATGGACGCGGCGATGAAGGCCGCCTCGATCGCGGTGGGCGTGGGCACGGCGCTGCTGCTGCGCAACGTGATCGGCACGCTGCTGACGATCCCGCTGTGGCTGGCGAAGGGTCGCCCGCTGCCCAGCCGCAAGGTCGCGACGTTCCATTTCCAGCGCTCCTGCGTGACCGCGGTGATGGCGGCGCTGTTCTTCCACGGGCTCGTGCGCATCCCGATGGCCGAGGGCATGGCGATCTCGTTCTTCGCGCCGATCATCGCGCTCTACTTCGCCGCGCTGATGCTGGGCGAGACGATCCGCCCGCGTGCGATCCTCGCCGCCCTGCTCGGCCTCGTCGGCATGGTGGTGATCGGCGCGGACCGCTTCGGGGCCGGAGAATACGGAGCCGAGGCGATAGAGGGCACGATCGCCATCGTGCTTTCCGCCGTGTTCTACGCGCTCAACCTCGTGATGCAGCGCCGGCAGGCACTGCTGGCGGGACCGGTGGAGATCGCGCTGTTCCAGAACCTCAACGTCTCGATCCTGTTCGCCCTGTTCGCGCCGTTCTACTGGACCGCGCCCGATGTCGTGACCCTCGGCTGGACGGCGCTCGGCGCGGTGCTGGCGACGATCGCGCTGCTGTTCCTCTCATGGGGCTATGCGCGCGCGGAAGCGCAGGTTCTGGTGCCGGTGGAGTACACCGGATTCCTGTGGGCCGCGCTGATGGGATGGCTGGTGTTCGGCGAGCATCTGGGGCTCGGTGTCGTCGCCGGGGCCGCGCTGATCGTCGTCGGTTGCTGGATTGGCACCCGCACGACACAAAACGACACCTAA
- a CDS encoding dicarboxylate/amino acid:cation symporter: MDQATASEDRDGTETTLQWRILIGFVLGLGCGLLAYTFARDAGWVATLIEYVTMPVGQIFLRLLFMLVLPLLFSALVIGIAEMGEIRALRKVGVATLIYTVIVSGIAVAISLVAVNLLRPGDGVDRDAARELLSKSADSAGSILQTSKEAVSGVDAVLALVPSNVITAMSENDILAVMFFALFFGIGLLLVSSARTETLKEAIEGVFEVSMKLIGIVIRLAPIAIFCFMFNLSAQFGWDLLGKLAAFVGVVLLALGLQMFGVYPLLLAFVARRSPLKFLRQTREVSVLAFSTASSNATLPTSLRVADEQLRLPRRVARFVLTIGATANQNGTAMFEGVTVLFLAQFFGVELSLGQQLYVMLICILAGIGTAGVPAGSLPVVALIMGSVGVPPEGIGLIIGVDRFLDMCRTTLNVIGDLVCATVISAVSAPDEARAG, encoded by the coding sequence ATGGATCAGGCCACGGCCTCCGAAGACCGGGACGGCACCGAAACCACGCTGCAGTGGCGCATCCTGATCGGCTTCGTGCTCGGCCTCGGCTGCGGCCTCCTCGCCTATACTTTCGCGCGCGATGCGGGCTGGGTCGCCACCCTGATCGAATACGTGACGATGCCGGTGGGACAGATCTTCCTGCGCCTGCTGTTCATGCTGGTGCTGCCGCTGCTGTTCTCGGCCCTCGTCATCGGCATCGCGGAAATGGGCGAGATCCGGGCCCTGCGCAAGGTCGGCGTGGCGACGCTGATCTACACGGTGATCGTCTCGGGCATCGCCGTCGCCATCAGCCTCGTCGCGGTGAACCTGCTGCGCCCCGGCGACGGCGTGGACCGCGACGCCGCGCGCGAGCTTCTGAGCAAGAGCGCGGATTCGGCGGGAAGCATCCTCCAGACCTCGAAGGAGGCCGTCTCGGGCGTCGATGCGGTGCTGGCGCTGGTCCCCTCCAACGTCATCACCGCCATGAGCGAGAACGACATCCTCGCCGTCATGTTCTTTGCGCTGTTCTTCGGCATCGGCCTGCTGCTGGTGTCGAGCGCGCGCACCGAAACGCTCAAGGAGGCGATCGAGGGCGTGTTCGAGGTGTCGATGAAGCTGATCGGCATCGTCATCAGGCTCGCCCCGATCGCGATCTTCTGCTTCATGTTCAACCTGTCCGCGCAGTTCGGCTGGGATCTGCTGGGCAAGCTCGCCGCCTTCGTGGGCGTGGTGCTGCTGGCGCTCGGCCTGCAGATGTTCGGCGTCTATCCGCTGCTCCTCGCCTTCGTCGCCCGCCGCAGCCCCTTGAAGTTCTTGCGCCAGACGCGCGAGGTGAGCGTGCTGGCCTTCTCTACCGCCAGCTCCAACGCCACGCTGCCGACCTCGCTGCGCGTCGCCGACGAGCAGTTGCGCCTGCCGCGCCGCGTGGCGCGCTTCGTCCTCACCATCGGTGCCACCGCCAACCAGAACGGCACCGCCATGTTCGAGGGCGTGACGGTGCTGTTCCTTGCCCAGTTCTTCGGGGTGGAGTTGAGCCTCGGCCAGCAGCTCTACGTGATGCTGATCTGCATCCTCGCCGGGATCGGCACGGCGGGCGTGCCCGCGGGATCGCTGCCGGTCGTGGCGCTCATCATGGGCAGCGTCGGCGTGCCGCCCGAGGGGATCGGCCTCATCATCGGCGTCGACCGCTTCCTCGACATGTGCCGCACGACGCTCAACGTCATCGGCGACCTCGTCTGCGCGACGGTGATCTCCGCCGTCAGCGCCCCGGACGAGGCGCGGGCGGGGTAG